A single window of Mugil cephalus isolate CIBA_MC_2020 chromosome 1, CIBA_Mcephalus_1.1, whole genome shotgun sequence DNA harbors:
- the serpinh2 gene encoding serine (or cysteine) peptidase inhibitor, clade H, member 2 isoform X2, translating to MLPRLPFFLLVSLPSLLVGSSTTNSTKTHPPPRPPPPSPLGDPSWALGLRLYQALRSDPNAVNTVFSPLLVASSLGALAEGSSGKTASQVQDLLKPTSSSSKAGAQVGDLLSAALKSVAEANGTSFHLHAASAVFAKQAPAVSKEFAKKSQTRFGLRHQALGKGDSKADLKQLRDWAKAGLSGLEAAPLGDEIKAKAGALILANALRFKGLWEREFSEESADRRTFLGKKYTRVVMLHRAGLFRYHEDVENMVQVLEAPLWAGGASLVLLLPFHVEDLSRLEKLLTLERLSKWLEGAGVSSVAVSVPRANVTSALSLQKQLSALGLSDAWDQKAADFSGVSDKGGGKLHLGGVLHWASLELAAQAGKGDADLEEEHVQDAKLFYGDHPFVFFVRDDATGALLLMGALDHAEGEALHDEL from the exons ATGCTGCCCAGACTGCCTTTCTTCCTGCTCGTTTCCTTGCCATCCCTCCTGGTGGGAAGCAGCACCACTAATTCAACCAAGACTCATCCTCcgccacgtcctcctcctccttcccctctggGTGACCCGAGCTGGGCTCTGGGTCTGCGCCTCTACCAGGCCCTCCGCTCCGACCCGAACGCCGTAAACACCGTCTTCTCCCCTCTGCTCGTGGCCTCCTCGCTCGGGGCGCTGGCCGAAGGCTCTTCCGGTAAAACCGCCAGCCAGGTGCAAGACCTCCTCAAgccgacctcctcctcctccaaagcAGGAGCTCAGGTCGGGGACCTCCTGTCCGCCGCGTTGAAGAGCGTCGCCGAAGCCAACGGGACCAGCTTTCACTTGCATGCAGCCTCGGCCGTGTTCGCCAAGCAGGCTCCCGCGGTCAGCAAGGAGTTCGCAAAGAAGAGCCAGACCAGGTTCGGGCTGCGGCACCAGGCGCTCGGGAAAGGAGACAGCAAGGCTGACCTGAAGCAGCTCCGTGACTGGGCTAAGGCTGGACTCAGTGGGCTGGAGGCAGCTCCTCTGGGGGATGAAATCAAGGCTAAGGCCGGAGCGCTGATTCTGGCAAATGCTCTACGCTTTAAAG ggCTGTGGGAGAGGGAGTTCAGCGAGGAGAGCGCGGACCGTCGGACCTTCCTGGGGAAGAAATACACCAGAGTGGTGATGCTGCACAgagcag GCTTGTTCCGTTACCACGAGGACGTGGAGAACATGGTGCAGGTCCTGGAGGCGCCCCTGTGGGCGGGCGGGGCCagcctggtgctgctgctgccgttcCACGTGGAGGACCTGTCCCggctggagaagctgctgacCCTGGAGCGCCTCTCCAAGTGGCTGGAGGGGGCCGGCGTCAGCAGCGTGGCCGTCTCCGTGCCCAGGGCCAACGTCACCAGCGCGCTGAGTCTGCAG AAGCAGCTGTCCGCTCTGGGACTGAGCGACGCCTGGGACCAGAAGGCGGCGGATTTCTCCGGGGTGTCGGACAAGGGCGGGGGGAAGCTGCACCTGGGTGGCGTCCTGCACTGGGCGTCCCTGGAGCTGGCGGCCCAGGCGGGGAAAGGGGACgcggacctggaggaggagcacgtGCAGGACGCCAAGCTCTTCTACGGCGACCACCCCTTCGTCTTCTTCGTCAGGGACGACGCCACCGGGGCCCTGCTGCTGATGGGGGCTCTGGACCACGCGGAGGGGGAGGCTTTACATGACGAACTGTAG